The DNA segment TCGAAGACTACCGTCTGTTCTGGATGGAAGATCCAACGCCCGCAGAAAATCAGGAATGCTTCCGTTTGATCCGCCAGCACACGGTCACACCTATCGCCGTGGGTGAAGTCTTCAACAGCATCTGGGACTGCAAACAGCTGATTGAAGAGCAGCTCATTGATTATATCCGCACCACCATCACCCACGCGGGCGGCATCACCGGTATGCGCCGTATTGCCGACTTCGCCGCTTTATATCAGGTACGTACCGGCTCTCACGGCCCATCCGATCTCTCGCCAATTTGCATGGCTGCCGCGCTGCATTTTGATTTGTGGGTGCCTAATTTTGGCGTTCAGGAATACATGGGCTATTCCGAACAAATGCTGGAAGTGTTCCCGCACAGCTGGACCTTCGATAACGGCTACATGCATCCGGGTGACAAACCAGGGCTCGGTATCGAATTCGATGAAAAACTCGCGGCTAAATATCCGTATGAGCCAGCCTATTTACCCGTTGCGCGCCTTGAAGATGGCACGTTGTGGAATTGGTAACTAAGAGGAATTTCCAATGAAAAGCGTCGTTATTCAACAGCCAGAAAAGTTGGTCATTGAGGATCGTCCGATCCCGCAGCCACAAGCAGGTGAAGTCAGAGTTCGCGTGCGTCGTGCTGGGATCTGCGGCTCAGACGTGCATATTTTCCGTGGGCATAATCCTTTCGCCAAGTACCCACGCGTTATTGGTCATGAGTTTTTCGGCATTATTGATGCCGTAGGTGAAGGCGTAGACGCCAGCCGACAAGGTGAGCGCGTGGTTATCGATCCCGTGGTCAGCTGCGGTCATTGTTACCCTTGCTCCATTGGGCGACCCAATGTCTGTACCGAGCTACAGGTGATCGGTGTCCACCGCGACGGAGGGTTCAGCGAATATGCCTGTGCGCCTGCACGCAATGCTTATGTCGTCCCCGATAGCATCCCTGAACCAGAAGCCACCATGATTGAGCCCTTTACCATTGCCGCGAATATTTGTGCTCAGCTCAAACCACAGCCCAATGATGTGGCCTTAGTGTACGGTGCAGGGCCAATGGGCTTAACCGTGATCCAGGCACTACGCGGCGTGTATGGCGTATCAACGATTATTGTCGCCGACCGTATTCCTGAACGTTTGCTGATGGCGCAGGCGAACGGTGCCGATCGCATCATCGACAATACCCATCTCGATTTAGCCGAAGTCTTAAAGGAGAAGGGCATTCGCCCAACGTTGATCGTTGATGCCGCCTGCCACCCTTCAATTTTACCTCAGGCTATCGCGCTGGCCTCTCCCGCAGCGCGCATTGGCATTATGGGATTCTCTTCCGATCCATGCGTACTCAATCAGCAAAGCATCACCAGTAAGGAAATCTCAATCTTCAGCTCGCGTCTCAATAGCGCTCGTTTTCCTCAGGTTATTGAATGGATGAAGGAAAAGAAAATTCATCCAGAAAAGTTGATCACCCATAACTTTCCACTTGAACACGTTACCGACGCACTCGTTCTGTTCGAACAAGATCAGAAAACCTGCTGCAAGGTACTTCTAGATTTTAGTGAATAAATTTTAGCGATTAATTTTTATCCAAAAGATTAAATACACGTGTGTCTGCCAATAACGGGCAGGCGCACACCCAACAACATAATGATAAAAGTACCGCGTGGGGTAGTTATGGCTAAGAATTTACGTTGGACTATCGTTTTTCTGCTGTTTTTAGTCTACATGATCAACTATTTAGATCGTGTCGCACTGTCAATTACGTTACCGATGATCGAGCAAGACTTATCTCTCAATGCAGAGCAGTTCGGCATTATCTTTGGCAGTTTTTTCTTTGGTTACGCCGTATTCAATTTCATCGGCGGTCTCGCCGTCGATAAATTTGGTCCGCTATTAGTACTCGGCGTCGCTGTGGGGCTGTGGTCAATTTTCTGCGGTTTCACCGCGCTGGCCTCCGGTTTTTATTCAATGCTGATCCTGCGCGTATTGTTCGGTATGGCTGAAGGCCCTATTTGCTCCTCGGCCAACAAAATGATTAACGGCTGGTTTCCACGTAAGCAAGCGGCAACCGCCATGGGTTTGCTAAGCGCGGGCTCTCCGCTAGGCGGCGCCGTTGCAGGCCCAATCGTGGGATATTTAGCGTTAGCTTTCGGTTGGCGTCCTGCGTTTATGATTATCTGCGCCATCGGTATCGTGTGGGTAGTGATCTGGTTCTTTGTCGCTTCAGATTCGCCGGAGAAAAGTCGCCACGTCAGTCAGGAAGAGCGCACGCTGATCGCTCAGCAAAAAAGTGAAGATCTGAGCGCGGATAGCAATCAGCAGCCCGGTCATTCGCTGATGTTTTACATGAAGCAGCCAATCATTCTGGCCACGGCGTTTGCTTTCTTTTGCTACAACTACATCCTGTTTTTCTTTCTCAGTTGGTTCCCGTCCTATCTGGTTCAGGCTCACGGCCTGAATATCAAAGAGATGAGCATCACCACGGTCATTCCTTGGATCGTTGGCTTTATTGGCCTAGCGGTGGGCGGCATTATCTCTGATTGGATATTCCGTCTTACGGGCAAACTGTTGCTGTCGCGTAAAATTGTGTTGGTCGTTTGCCTCTTGGCCGCCGCAATCTGCGTTGCGTTGGCGGGAACGGTGAGTCAGGTAATTCCTGCGGTGATCCTGATGTCGGTGTCTATTTTCTTCCTCTATGTTACCGGATCGATTTACTGGGCAATCATTCAAGACGTGGTGCATAAATCACGTATCGGCGGTGCCAGCGGCTTTATCCATTTGGTCGGTAGCGTGTCAGGAATTATCGGCCCCATCGTGACCGGTTTTATTGTGCAAAACACCGGTAAATTCGACAGCGCTTTTATCTTGGCAGGCGGCGTGGCGGCATTGGGCGCGCTGCTGGTGTTCTTCGTTATCCGTCCGGCAGCCTCAACGCCCGCGGTAATGAACCACGTTTAATCTTTGGTGAAAATACGACCGTTTGATACTCGTCAGACTTAATGGACATATTGATGAAAAACGACTTACTCCAAGCGAAC comes from the Hafnia alvei genome and includes:
- a CDS encoding Zn-dependent oxidoreductase is translated as MKSVVIQQPEKLVIEDRPIPQPQAGEVRVRVRRAGICGSDVHIFRGHNPFAKYPRVIGHEFFGIIDAVGEGVDASRQGERVVIDPVVSCGHCYPCSIGRPNVCTELQVIGVHRDGGFSEYACAPARNAYVVPDSIPEPEATMIEPFTIAANICAQLKPQPNDVALVYGAGPMGLTVIQALRGVYGVSTIIVADRIPERLLMAQANGADRIIDNTHLDLAEVLKEKGIRPTLIVDAACHPSILPQAIALASPAARIGIMGFSSDPCVLNQQSITSKEISIFSSRLNSARFPQVIEWMKEKKIHPEKLITHNFPLEHVTDALVLFEQDQKTCCKVLLDFSE
- a CDS encoding MFS transporter, which gives rise to MAKNLRWTIVFLLFLVYMINYLDRVALSITLPMIEQDLSLNAEQFGIIFGSFFFGYAVFNFIGGLAVDKFGPLLVLGVAVGLWSIFCGFTALASGFYSMLILRVLFGMAEGPICSSANKMINGWFPRKQAATAMGLLSAGSPLGGAVAGPIVGYLALAFGWRPAFMIICAIGIVWVVIWFFVASDSPEKSRHVSQEERTLIAQQKSEDLSADSNQQPGHSLMFYMKQPIILATAFAFFCYNYILFFFLSWFPSYLVQAHGLNIKEMSITTVIPWIVGFIGLAVGGIISDWIFRLTGKLLLSRKIVLVVCLLAAAICVALAGTVSQVIPAVILMSVSIFFLYVTGSIYWAIIQDVVHKSRIGGASGFIHLVGSVSGIIGPIVTGFIVQNTGKFDSAFILAGGVAALGALLVFFVIRPAASTPAVMNHV